One window of the Caminibacter pacificus genome contains the following:
- a CDS encoding tetratricopeptide repeat protein yields MKKSILFITAALFFAGCSTKEVPINITQKPNAVTSKEIRNIRVDYLVNDTINLRENIIRKMYDVNAIIPGYFQINTPNYESILSGYVKKTSKEITYTKTIPIKNTKSPCVYMLYSCKAVSGAVFCKDKPSTILTPGAYDKIKKSSYKNSNYILYKNSIYKVTYKCKPTRKKIKCQKKSLNIQAHITITDKKNNTLLDKTYYADFNDDSCKNVKYYENKNVYSLNYSIKEKIPELSYKLASEIIDDIAPHQITIYTTLFEKPDIDMNSKDEDILQNTIKNFSPPANEAQISILTNLLSKYPQSAVIKYDLAVFLTSAGRYQEAKSLLESLKTTDSDIISAKEKLLTYLQNAF; encoded by the coding sequence ATGAAAAAATCGATACTTTTCATAACCGCGGCGCTATTTTTTGCGGGATGTTCGACAAAAGAAGTCCCTATTAACATTACGCAAAAACCAAACGCCGTCACATCAAAAGAGATTAGAAACATAAGAGTCGATTATTTAGTAAACGATACGATAAATTTAAGAGAAAATATAATTAGAAAAATGTATGACGTAAACGCGATAATTCCGGGATATTTTCAAATCAATACACCAAATTACGAATCAATCCTAAGCGGATATGTAAAAAAAACATCAAAAGAAATCACTTACACAAAAACGATACCTATAAAAAACACCAAATCGCCTTGCGTTTATATGCTCTATTCTTGCAAAGCCGTAAGCGGAGCGGTATTTTGTAAAGATAAACCCTCCACTATCCTAACTCCTGGAGCATACGATAAAATCAAAAAAAGCTCATATAAAAACTCAAACTACATCTTATACAAAAATTCAATTTACAAAGTAACCTACAAATGCAAGCCTACTCGCAAAAAAATAAAATGCCAAAAAAAATCCCTAAACATCCAAGCTCATATCACAATCACAGACAAAAAAAACAACACCTTACTTGACAAAACCTACTATGCCGATTTTAATGACGATTCGTGCAAAAACGTAAAATATTACGAAAACAAAAACGTATATTCTCTTAATTATTCGATAAAAGAGAAAATTCCTGAGCTCTCATATAAACTCGCAAGCGAAATCATCGACGACATCGCACCTCACCAAATAACAATATACACCACACTTTTTGAAAAACCCGATATCGATATGAATTCAAAAGACGAAGACATCCTCCAAAATACAATAAAAAACTTCTCACCTCCGGCAAACGAAGCTCAAATAAGCATATTAACGAACCTACTTTCAAAATATCCGCAAAGCGCTGTTATAAAATACGACCTTGCGGTATTTTTAACAAGTGCCGGAAGATACCAAGAAGCAAAATCGCTATTAGAATCTCTAAAAACAACAGATAGCGATATAATTTCCGCAAAAGAAAAACTCTTAACATATCTTCAAAACGCTTTTTAG
- the polA gene encoding DNA polymerase I, protein MTLTIIDTFGFLFRNFYALPPLKSKKGTPTGMITGFMNFIASLGKDFPTDYVVFTLDSKEKETFRKEIFKDYKANRPEAPEDLKVQLPIAIDLIKEMGFKMIEIPGYESDDIIASLAKKAASQGIKVKIVSHDKDMYQLIDDDKIVIFDPIKKIEINEEKCMEKFGVHPKDFRDFQALVGDSSDNIPGVKGVGVKTAAKLINQYQTLENIYEHIDEIKGALKKKLIEGKENAFLSRELVTLKTDLFDKNLNLEEFKYPEYNPILKVADKLIDLDITSIIERVKKEGLFIKTKEPNTQIEFEAVLIEDEKELFEVINSIPKDAIVAFDTETNSLENPEIVGFSFAWEEKRAYYVPINHFYLGVGKQIDESKAIEAIKELFKRKIVGHNLKFDLKMLRKYGVYLEPFSDTMILAWIIDPDSPVGLDSVAKRYLNHQNIKFKEIIGKKKDFSEVPIEEATKYAAEDALISLKLYPVLTKRLWDEVKWDLENIEIPFINLLIDMENEGIKLDIEYMNELKEKITKKLNELTKEIYELAGSEFNIKSPKQLSHILFEVLKLPAKKKTKTGYSTDEKVLNSLKNAHPIMPKLLEYRKLDKLLSTYVIPLSEYAKKDPNHKIYTNFVQTGTATGRLSSKNPNLQNIPTSTDINIRNAFVAQKEFVSLDYSQIELRLLAHFSEDSHLIEAFLNDKDIHLETAVKIFGAQNAKEYRSVAKSINFGLIYGMGPKKLSETINVSTKEAKEFIEKYFASFPTVKTFIEKTKLEAREKGYVETLFKRRRFFDFASANARTIANFEREAVNTIFQGSAADIIKKAMIEIKNRFPNSKMILQIHDELIFEIDSKDEAYEYQKIMQEVVKLKVPLKVGISFGKRWGELK, encoded by the coding sequence ATGACTTTAACTATTATCGACACTTTCGGGTTTCTTTTTAGAAATTTTTACGCACTGCCTCCTCTAAAAAGCAAAAAAGGCACCCCAACAGGTATGATTACGGGATTTATGAACTTTATCGCTTCTCTTGGAAAAGATTTTCCGACCGATTACGTAGTCTTTACGCTTGATAGCAAAGAAAAAGAGACTTTTAGAAAAGAGATTTTCAAAGATTACAAAGCAAACCGCCCAGAAGCCCCGGAAGATTTAAAAGTACAACTTCCTATCGCTATAGATTTGATTAAGGAAATGGGCTTTAAGATGATAGAAATTCCCGGATATGAAAGCGACGACATTATAGCAAGCCTTGCAAAAAAAGCCGCAAGTCAGGGGATAAAAGTAAAAATAGTAAGTCATGATAAAGATATGTATCAATTAATAGACGACGATAAAATAGTAATTTTCGACCCTATAAAAAAAATAGAAATCAACGAAGAAAAATGTATGGAAAAATTCGGAGTTCATCCTAAAGATTTTAGAGATTTTCAAGCGCTTGTGGGTGATAGCAGCGACAATATTCCTGGTGTAAAAGGCGTAGGTGTAAAAACCGCCGCAAAGCTTATCAACCAATACCAGACTCTCGAAAACATCTACGAACACATCGACGAAATAAAAGGCGCACTTAAAAAGAAACTGATAGAAGGCAAAGAAAACGCCTTTTTAAGCCGTGAGCTTGTAACTTTAAAAACGGACCTTTTCGATAAAAACTTAAACTTAGAAGAGTTCAAATACCCTGAATACAATCCTATTTTAAAAGTAGCCGACAAACTAATAGATTTGGATATCACTTCTATCATCGAAAGAGTAAAAAAAGAGGGTCTTTTTATCAAAACAAAGGAACCAAATACCCAAATAGAATTCGAAGCTGTGTTGATTGAGGATGAAAAAGAGCTTTTCGAGGTTATAAATTCCATACCAAAAGATGCGATAGTAGCGTTCGATACCGAAACAAACTCTCTTGAAAATCCTGAAATTGTCGGTTTTAGCTTTGCTTGGGAAGAAAAAAGAGCCTATTATGTGCCGATTAATCACTTCTATTTGGGAGTTGGAAAACAGATAGACGAATCAAAAGCAATAGAAGCTATAAAAGAGCTTTTCAAAAGAAAAATAGTCGGTCATAATCTAAAATTCGACCTTAAAATGCTAAGAAAATACGGCGTTTATTTAGAACCTTTCAGCGATACGATGATACTTGCTTGGATTATAGACCCCGATTCTCCGGTAGGACTTGACAGCGTAGCAAAAAGATACCTAAACCACCAAAACATAAAATTCAAAGAGATTATCGGAAAGAAAAAAGATTTCTCGGAAGTTCCGATAGAAGAAGCCACCAAATACGCTGCCGAAGACGCTCTTATTTCTCTAAAACTTTATCCCGTTTTGACAAAAAGGCTTTGGGATGAGGTGAAATGGGATTTGGAAAATATCGAAATTCCTTTTATTAATCTTTTAATAGATATGGAAAACGAAGGGATTAAACTCGATATCGAATATATGAACGAACTAAAAGAAAAAATAACAAAAAAACTAAATGAGCTGACAAAAGAGATATATGAACTTGCAGGAAGCGAATTTAATATCAAAAGCCCCAAACAACTAAGCCACATACTTTTTGAAGTATTGAAACTTCCGGCTAAAAAGAAAACGAAAACGGGCTATTCTACAGACGAAAAAGTCCTAAATTCCCTAAAAAACGCTCATCCTATCATGCCGAAACTTCTTGAATACAGAAAACTTGACAAACTTTTAAGCACTTATGTTATTCCTCTTAGCGAATACGCAAAAAAAGACCCGAATCACAAAATCTACACAAATTTCGTCCAAACTGGAACGGCTACAGGAAGACTATCGAGCAAAAACCCGAATCTCCAAAATATCCCGACCTCAACCGATATAAACATCAGAAACGCTTTTGTTGCTCAAAAAGAGTTCGTGAGCCTTGATTATTCTCAAATAGAGCTTAGGCTCTTAGCTCATTTCAGTGAGGATTCTCATCTGATAGAGGCGTTTTTAAACGACAAAGACATCCACCTCGAAACCGCCGTAAAAATCTTCGGCGCCCAAAACGCAAAAGAGTATAGAAGTGTAGCAAAATCCATAAACTTCGGGCTTATTTACGGAATGGGACCTAAAAAACTCAGCGAAACCATAAACGTCTCGACAAAAGAAGCCAAAGAATTTATCGAAAAATATTTCGCGTCATTCCCGACTGTTAAAACTTTTATCGAAAAAACAAAACTCGAAGCCAGAGAAAAAGGATATGTCGAGACTCTATTTAAAAGAAGAAGATTTTTCGATTTTGCAAGCGCAAACGCAAGAACGATAGCAAACTTCGAGCGCGAAGCGGTAAATACTATTTTTCAAGGAAGTGCCGCCGATATTATAAAAAAAGCGATGATAGAGATAAAAAACAGATTTCCGAACTCAAAAATGATACTTCAAATTCACGACGAACTGATTTTTGAGATAGACTCAAAAGATGAAGCGTACGAATATCAAAAAATTATGCAAGAAGTCGTAAAACTTAAAGTACCTTTGAAAGTGGGAATTAGTTTCGGAAAAAGATGGGGTGAACTAAAATAA